From Triticum aestivum cultivar Chinese Spring chromosome 4A, IWGSC CS RefSeq v2.1, whole genome shotgun sequence, a single genomic window includes:
- the LOC123082632 gene encoding phosphatidylinositol transfer protein 3: MDYGHGGDGDAAEWKKVAELREVVEAQDPSAKEEDDFALRRFLRARDQNINKASAMLLRYLAWKRVTKPHGFISEDEVRGEIAKGRDRHQGFDRLGRPMSYLYGGRHFPVRRDHEDLKRYVVYVFDKICTRLPAGQEKFAAVIDLKGWGYANCDIRGYLAGLDIMQSYYPERLGRVFLIHVPYIFMAAWKIVYPLIDDKTKKKFVFVADRDLDATLRDAIDESQLPEEYGGKLKL, encoded by the exons ATGGATTACGGCCATGGCGGCGACGGCGATGCGGCGGAGTGGAAGAAGGTGGCGGAGCTCAGGGAGGTCGTCGAGGCACAGGACCCCTCTGCCAAG GAGGAGGATGACTTTGCGCTGCGGCGGTTCCTACGTGCCCGGGACCAAAACATCAACAAGGCATCGGCGATGCTTCTCCGGTATCTTGCCTGGAAGCGTGTCACCAAGCCCCATGGCTTCATCTCCGAAGACGAGGTGCGCGGCGAGATCGCAAAGGGAAGGGACCGCCACCAAGGTTTTGATCGTCTTGGTCGCCCCATGTCGTATCTCTATGGTGGGCGCCACTTCCCTGTCCGGCGTGATCATGAAGATCTCAAGCGCTATGTGGTCTATGTTTTCGACAAAATCTGCACCAG GCTGCCGGCAGGGCAGGAGAAGTTTGCGGCAGTGATAGACCTGAAGGGATGGGGGTATGCGAACTGCGACATCCGGGGGTACCTGGCGGGGCTGGACATCATGCAGAGCTATTACCCAGAGCGGCTGGGCCGCGTGTTCCTGATCCACGTGCCCTACATATTCATGGCTGCGTGGAAGATTGTGTACCCCTTAATCGATGACAAGACCAAGAAGAAGTTTGTGTTTGTCGCTGATAGGGACCTTGATGCCACACTTCGAGACGCCATCGACGAGTCCCAGCTCCCTGAGGAGTACGGTGGCAAGCTCAAGCTCTAG